ACAGACAGCACTCAAAGCCAAAAGACTTTGAATTAGGCACTCAGTGATGAGATGCAGGAAATAACCTCTGAGGGTGGTACAGAAGAAATCAATGAGACCTACCAGCATGTACCAGCAGGGAGTTAGCCCTCAGGAGTTTGAAACTCCTGTGGAACTGTAGGTAGTTCAGCAACAAGAAGCAAAGGGACACGAGTGTTGTAGTTCTCCTTTGCAGTCATAGCAGTGAGAAGGAACTGTGTTATTGCTATGGAATCAGTGTGGTTGAAAGCACACTGACACTCAGTTGCACagtcctgaaagaaaaagaaagctgcctAAAAGACTTCAGCCCTGAGAAAATGGTGCACACCACCTATCATCACTCAGAGGAGTATTGTTTCTCACATGTTAATATCACAGTTAAGCCTATTGTTTGGAGATAAATAGCTAGTTTTCTCTCATGAGGAGGGGTGAGAGCTTTCCTAAGGAAAGGATTTTAGAAGGAAAGGCTGAATCATCTGCCTTTCCCAGGGCATATTTTGTAAGTAAGTCAGACTGAATTTTtaggattttaaaaatatattttattattttttattgcttttgagCTGTTTTTATAGTAAAAGAACAAAGGATAGCATATTTCAATGTATACAGACTGAAGTCCTTCTAGAAACTatttaaatatgtttgctttcttgcaCCACAGCCATCTCTTACTACTTGAGAAATTACAGCTTCAGGAGTTACATCTTGTTAGAAAAAACTCTCTGACAAAACAACCACGAGAATGTTTTAAAGCTCCGAACTCTTTGAACTCCTTACAGATAAAGGAACAAATGTCATTCCTATTAATGCatataaatgattttaaaaatagctaACAAACTGTGGTGACTCAAAGCGTCTTCTGGCAAAACTCCTCAGCCAGGCATGGGACAGGGGTACGTGTGCGTTCCCATTGGAGGTGTggttctgctggcagcaggggtTATGGCAGTCCAATATGGAACTCCATCAAGACCTTCCCCTTTGCTGAAACACTTCAGTCTCTGGGCTTAGGAAAGCTTCGCTTTTATCCCAGTGTTTTCTAACTGAAAATCTCACTATTTTTGTACTGCTTTCCCAAGGCCTGGGATgacaagtgagaaaaagaaCTAATTTGAAGGTTCTTCTCTTGGTGTACTCCTGCTTAAGAAAGAAGAAGCTCCATGGAAATAGAGGCAGCCAGCTTGCAGGATGCAAAGCTGGATCCAATGAGTCTTTTCACAGACCGAGAAAGTGACATAAGGATCACATGCTACAGGATAGTGATACGGAGGAAAAGCACAAGAGCACATTCACCATTAACCACAAAAGGAGAGGGCTAGCACATGcttgagaaaaaatgaaatcaatctCCTGCTGTAAATGCTAAATAAAATGTCACTTACATTCGGAACACATACAGAAAGAAGTAAAGCATTAAAAGGTATTAGAGGTGTGAGAAATGAGGAGTGAGCAGAAAGGACAGACTTGCCTCTGCCTGTGGAAATAGCTGTGTGCTGCAATTAGCTAAATGGTACATGACTCCAGTGCTGTAATAGCACTGCTGTTCTGAGCCACTTGCtactttgctgctgctgctaatgaCAGGAGCACTGAATAATAAAAGCTCCACTCTGGGCTGCCAGTGAGAATTTCCTTCAGCTTCTGGTGCTGGAGCTATATTTTACATGAAAACTGCTGGCTTTTACTTCTGCCGCAACGGCAGCTGGTAACTATAGCACAGCTGTGGATTTATAGCAATGCTTTATGTGTGGGGATTGATCTTCTAGGCAAGACTTGCTTTCCTCCTCACAGCCATTCCTTATTTCCCATGAACAttctcagcacaggaaagataaACCAGGGGGAAGCGGTTCGTATGCACTGAGGCTTGTGAAGCTGAAGGCAATGATAGAAAATGCTGGCTGCTTTTATGCATATCACGTAGCTACAACAGTGCTTGTTCCTTGCCTCTGACCAAAATGGACCTCTTACCTTAGCACAGGGCAGAAGGGAATGTGGGTGCCTTCCCTTGCTGCTCACCCGTGCTGAGGCTGCAAGAGACCAGGAGACACAAATCGATGAGGTTAAGTGGATTTGCTCTGTGCTTGCCTGCAACCTACATCCTAACCCCCCCCTGCCTCCCACATGCTCCGCTCTTATCTCTCCCAGGGGAACATCCAGATGGGCTCTGGAGCTTGGAGCTGGCAGAGGGTGAGAAGAGCCTTCCTGCAGCTGAGTGCAATGAGACAGACTTACCCCTGCTAACTAATGCAATGCCATCTTCTGCTAGATGAGACAGAACTACCAACACTATCCGGTGGCAAATGgtaatgattttttgttttcacagctaGCAGCATGTCCTTGGAAGCAAACTCCTTGTGTAAATATGTATGGACACGGGGACAGTGCAAATGTCATGCAGAGGCCTGCTGTCTAAGGAAGGACACACAGTGTTGTGTGGAGAGTCATTTCTTTGGGATCACAGCCACTTGGGagcagaaaggaatgaaaagcagGATTAATTCATTTAGCTTTTGATCTCAGACacacacattttcatttaacaTGATTACAACAGCCAGAGTCTTGTGACCCATAGCTGGTGGGCAGAGAGAACGTTTCCAAGCCCTTTCCCCCTTTCTTGGTAAGGTGCATCTTAGCAGCAGGTTCCTGATGGTAAACGCCTGGGGAAGGCTCTCCCACATAAAAGCAGCCCAATGTTTGGACTAGTTACTCTGATTCTGTTCTCTACAGATGCACTCCTGGCAACTAATTGGTGTCCCAGATAATGTGGGAACATACCCATGGAAATCCTATATAGAAAGCTgtcagggagggaaggaagaaaaaagaatgagttTGATATATTTAGGTCTGGGCATACATGCACACCCATGCACACACTACCTCAgctaaaaggagaaaagcttaAACAAAGACTCCTATTTTCTCCATACACATGAAGATCTACAACAGTGGGAGAAGACAGGGGATGGTGCAGGGAGGCATTAaaccattttaaaacattttcagttgtttcttcACATGGAGCATGCAGTCTGTTCAGGGTCCTGAATAACTTCTTTGCCAAATTAATTTGCAAAGGACTTTCTCATAACTAGCTCTTACAAAATCACCCTGCTCATGAGCAAGTGGATGCAAGGGCCAGAAATCAGTGTCAAAGGTGATGAAGACCAAGCTGGCATTTGTGGAGTCACCAGGTGACACCAGTAGAGATGCTGGAGCCTTAGATGATCCCAAACTGGGCCAGCTCGTGCAGTTCCAGATGGCTGAAAGCTTCCCATGGGCAAATCACTGTGATATCTGCAAAAGACAGAGAATGAGAAGTGGGTTCTGGAGCAGCACTACTTGGATTTCTATTGTATGAATAGAAAGGCTGATTTATTGAGAAAACATTAAGATGTGGGACCAGCAAGAAAAGTGAGActccatttgaaaattaaatgattcATTGAGCTCTTTAAATTTAAACTACCTACCACTAGTCTGAACCagatcactgtgttttctcctaTGCCATCTTTCTCTGTGAACATGACCATGATCGCTTCAGAGGTCAGACTGGTGTGAAAATTCATCCTGGTTATGGGGTTTCTCCTATTCTTATAAACTGTCTGTAACCAAAATGTGGTATCCTTGAAGACACGCAGTCCTAAATCAGATGCTGAATAATTTAGTGTAACATGTTCAGGACCTGTAACTCATTGATAGGTGCAGCTGTTATTTGACTAATTATAGGTCATTCGGTGTGTCTTTTTCAGTCCAGAATGAGTACATAACATTCTTAAAATTAGGATTCTGGTGAAAGCACAAATACTTCTCCAGCTGAGGTTTAGTTACTGTGAATTCTGCTATTAATAGCTTAGCACTTGGCATTCATTTGGGAACCTCATGCTGCTGAAATTCTTAGTCAGAGTattagcagaaaacaaagacaaacaagTGCATTTACAGCCAAGTGAAAGTATCCAAAAATTGAAGCATGACTAAACAGCCTTTCTGCCTTGTGTATGTAAGTATGAGCATGGCCATGGCAGCTTGCAGAGGGAGCGCTGGCCTCTTCCAGTGAccctcagagctgcagaggcCAGGCAGATGGAGGCCACTCCAGACAGACCTCTATTGTGCTGAAGAGTGATCGCATTTGTGTTCAAGAGGGGCACAACAGCAACATCCTGCAGTGCCTACCTGTGCCCAGCCCCTCCATGCCAGGGATGTCATCTCCAAACctaggagagaaaagagcaggtGAAGGGTGAGTTTGGGGCAGCAATACCAAGTAGTGAAACTCTGTAGCCCCAGACAGGGAACAGGGAGTGTGGGCAGTAGATGATGAGGAGCAGCTCTAGGTTCAGATGGtccagcaataggacaagagagCTGATGGTACTATGGGGAGGGAGAAGCCTCCTGGTTCCTTGCTTGGGGAAAGCTGGTACCACAGGAGTGCAGCTCAGCATTGAGGAACAGCACAACTAGaatagtttcttttctttccaaaatgaccTTACCCTTTTACTCCTTTTTTAGGAGGCTTGCTCTTGAACTGTCTTGTTTGTCTCTGCTTGAACTTGGGAGGCCCCTTGCGTGGTGTGGTGGGACCAGTGGGAGCATCTCCAGTGGTAAGGTTGGTGGTGGGGTTCTCGCTCATCGTTGGGCTACTGTCAGAAGTATGCCTCTCTCAGATCCCTCTATCTGAAAGAGAGTGGCAAGGGCTGACATGACACCCTGCTTATCATATCTAGATACCAATAGTCTTGTGACAAGATAATTATGGGAAGTATAATTGTGACAGGATTAAATATAAAGATacaaaacataaagaaagaCTGTAATGCATACAAAGCAAGCAGGATAAACATTGCCTTTCATTGTGAACGCTAGAATTAAGATAACAAACTGTGGGCATTAGTGATAGAGATGAAAAGTAACTTAATCCTATAGTGCAATGACCTGTGGAATCTTGGAGAATTAcaccttttcttcctcagacaTGGCTGGATTATTGGAGACAGgttgctgcagcagcttgcCCCATGGTTTGGCCAGGATAGATGGGTTTAGCCACTGTTGTCTTCCAGTTTGCATTCTCCAGAGCAGTGCTAAGGTTTTTACTTAATAGTTCTAGATACAACAACTAGGAGCCATAAAGGCATGCTTATGGACTTATGGCTTAGAGATTTATCTTGTCCTTTGGGATCATCATGATATACATCACTTGTTCTTGTATCAGTGAATACGCATTGCCTTCTGCACACTGGTGAAAGTGGGATGCTGAGCTAGATGTGCGTTTAGTGTGAGTGCAGCTGCACTTAGGGCTTCAAGTTTACCAATGCCAACCTTATGAGAAATAGAACAGAATTTCTGAATAATTGTGAAGGCCGATGCAAAGCATTGCAAACTGTGATTTAGACAGACATTAATTTCTGAGGACTGAGGAGATAAAAGTCTGTAACTTTTGACATTATCTGTTACCCATTTTGAtgtattttgtatatatattttgtatacaTTACATATATTCACCTCACGACACCATGCTGTACATGAGCCAAGTTCCACTTCTCAAGGGCTATAGAATTGTTGGGCAGCAGTTCTGGTGTGGGAGAAACCTCTCTtgcctgagagctgctgcacGGAAAGCCCGGGGAGGACAGCAGGAACTCTCTCCAGTGCCCAAGGGAGAACCCTCACCTTGATAAACTTCTGTGCTAATTATTGTGCTAGAGCAGTTTGACCACGTCCATTTATGgacaaaaataatttccagtgctttttctctccttcctggAGTCACATTCTTCCCCATGACCATTATGTAACTCCTGTCTCCAAGTTTCTGTCCCTGTGCAGCCAGGCTGATGGAATAGCTGATGGAATTAACTTCAGGATTTTGGTTCTAAAAGGTAATCCTATTATGTCACCATAAAGCTCTGGCCTAATCCCCAGTATCACCTGCAGTGACACTCCAGACTTCTAATCTCAGAACTATAAATGGCATCAAAAAtgagtattctttttttttcttaaagaatagTCCACGTCTTTGTCAGTGCCTGAAATAGCCAGAGTGCTGAAAGCAAAGCCTGAGACACAAGGAGAAACAGCATCCAAACGATCCTTCTGTGTCACTGGCAGACCAGTGCAAGGTGAAGAGCCATGTTTCTGTATCTGTGGCAATCTGGGAATACTTCTCCCTTGACATCCTTCCATCTGTGATGGTAGTAGAATGGATCCTCATGAAAACACCTAGAAGCATGTTAGTTCTCCTGTTGCTTGTGGCCGGGCTCTTGTCTCAGCTGTAATATCCCATGCGGGAGGCTGGAAAGGTTCCAGCAGCCCCAAATGGAGCAGCAGATGGTTGTGTCTGCAGCTGAAGGATGCGCAGATGCTATTCCTTTGCCTGGAACACAATGCTTCCCAAGCACACAGTGTGCCCACAAACACAAGGACCAGCTCAATTCAGAGAAGTTGCTGGTTTGGCTGTTCTCTGAAGAACCTGAGCTATTGCCCAGTATTTATGGCTCTATCCTCACAGCGTGGTGGCTGGACAGGCATGTGCTGTCACCTTTATCTCTTGCAGAAAGGGACAGGAGGTGCAGTGATTGGAATTTCTGTATCCTTGGCACCCCTTACAAGGGCTGTTCTCAAAAGTACaacaggagaaacaaactgGCTAACAGATTTCCAACCCTTTGTCCTGACAGCCAAAATCTGTAAGAGGCAACTGAGCTCAGACTTAGTTCCCAACTCAAGTTACCAACTGCTGTCTGCCAGCATGGTACCTTAATCACATAAATGTCACTGAAGGCAACTCCCTGTAGTTCCTTGAATCTCTACCTTCATTCTATTGAGAAATATCCAATGGGAAGATTCAGTCCCTGGGTTTTTCTTGGTCACAGTCCAAAGCAGCTGTGCCCACATACCAGCTCCTTCTATGCCTGAGATTTGGGATAAAAAAGGATCTCCCCAAATCACACTTCTTTCTGTCTTACATGCATTAATTCAAGAAACAGCATTCAACATAACTGAAAGGGACAATTCTGTCACCTTCCTTACCAGTATCCCTCTACCCATTCTTCCCACACATTAccaaaagaaagagcagagggCAGGAAGCAGACTTAATGTCACAGATCAGCCTCCATCTGGCAGAAGGAATCTAGCTTCCCTCCCACTATGCAGCTGGTGGGACTTGCTTGCCATCACCCACAGGCAGAGGTGCCTTGGTTCATGCTGGAGCCCACCCTGTCCCAGTTCTCACCCCTTGTTATCAGCTGCCCCTGTCTTGGGATGGCATATTCCCAGGGGTTTCCCAACCTCCCTATACCTGATTGCTTGGCTGGTCCGCGGTCCCACACCAGGCAGGCAGTTGACCAGTGTTGGGTGCAGATGTGTCTCCTCTGGCTCCTACAGGTATTATGCAGCCCCAAGGCTTCCCAGCCTGTTGGAgctcctcagctgctgccagcactgggatGCAGCTCCTGGGCAAGAGCAGCTGTGGACGTGAAGGATGCTGGGGAATGAGATGTTTTTCCATGCACTTCCTCTGCCCCCTCCTCTGACAAGGAGTTACCTAATTGCCCCtgacagcatttctgttcaGTTCAGGGCTTAATCCTTGGGGTAAGAGCCTTGCTTTCGTCCAAATGCTAATTATACTTAATGCGCATTAATGTGCTTATCTCAGTTGCGTCAGATATCCCACCTCTGGGTTTCTGGCCAGGTTAATCATCCTTCTTTTAGTTCTCTTTGAATCTAAAGAGGCTTGAATACTACTGTCtgccccctccttccccttaATCTCTGATTTGCTATGGAAAATTTCCCTGGCAGATAAGGCAGATGCCTCACATGACTTTCTTCAGACAGATTCAGCACAGgatctcttctttctct
The sequence above is a segment of the Excalfactoria chinensis isolate bCotChi1 chromosome 1, bCotChi1.hap2, whole genome shotgun sequence genome. Coding sequences within it:
- the PDE6H gene encoding retinal cone rhodopsin-sensitive cGMP 3',5'-cyclic phosphodiesterase subunit gamma, whose amino-acid sequence is MSENPTTNLTTGDAPTGPTTPRKGPPKFKQRQTRQFKSKPPKKGVKGFGDDIPGMEGLGTDITVICPWEAFSHLELHELAQFGII